The sequence below is a genomic window from Desulfobacterales bacterium.
TTGAGGAGGCGGTCAATAAGCGTAAAACAAAAACATTTCTGCGCTTGAGCGGCATCATCGGCGGCGAGGAGTTCCGGACCATGCCGCTGCTATCCCGTTCCGGGCGCCGCCTGTCCTGGCTGAGCATGAATATTGTCCTGAATATCATTGCCGCAAGTGTCATCGCTTTGTATCAGGATACCCTTGCTGCAGCCATTACGCTGGCGGTTTTTCTTCCCATGGTCAGCGACATGAGCGGCTGTTCCGGCAACCAGGCTGTGGCGGTTTCCATGCGTGAGCTCTCCCTCGGCCTGGTCCGGCCGGGCGAACTGCTCTGGGTGCTGGCAAAGGAGACCCGGGTCGGCATCATAAACGGTCTGGTGCTTGGCTTGCTGCTTGGGTCGGTCGCCTTTTTCTGGAAGGGAAACCCGTGGCTTGGACTTGTAGTGGGCGGTGCATTGGCGGCCAACACACTGGTTTCCGTCATTCTCGGCGGGATGCTGCCCCTGGTGCTCAAGCGGTTTAAACTGGATCCGGCCCTGGTATCCAGCCCGCTGCTGACAACGGTCACCGATATGTGCGGCTTCTTTTTTGTTTTGAGTTTTGCCGCGACCATTCTGCCAAGACTTAGCGGCATATAGCGCAAGGCACTGTCCGGCAGGAATGCGCAACTGTTTCCTGGTTTACAATGGCAGGTAAAATTTTCTTAAGCAAGGAGGACTCAGTTGGTGGTGGAGATCGTTGACGCAGCGGATAAGATCGAGGCTTTTCTGCCGCAGTTGGATACCATGATCGGCGAGGGCCTGGTGACCCTGGAAAAAGTCCGGGTCATCGTCTACAGGCACAACGCCAAGGT
It includes:
- a CDS encoding DUF190 domain-containing protein, with protein sequence MVEIVDAADKIEAFLPQLDTMIGEGLVTLEKVRVIVYRHNAKV